The DNA window TATAACCTGGGTCGTCTCTACCTGGAGGAAGGGCAGCCGGAGCATGCCGGTCAACTCTTCCGGGAGATCCTGGAGCGCGACTCAGAGTTCGACCCTGCGTTGGCAGCGCTCGGGATGAGCCTTGAGGCGCAGGGAAGATTAGACGAGGCCAGGGAGATTTACCAACGTACGCTCGAGGGCGATCTCAGGAACGGTGAGATTCGAGAGCGTTTGGCGCAGCTTCTCTTGAGACTGAAGGACCTGGACGGCGCCCTTGTCGAGTACCGCCGACTGCTCGATCAGGAGCCGAGCAACAGCTCGCTCAAACTGCGGGTTGGATTTATCTACTATGAAAAGAGAGCGTACGGCGAGGCCATAAGGATCTTTCGGGATATCCTCCAACAGGAAGCGAGCAACTATGACGTTCGCTACTATCTGGGGCTGACCCTTGAGGATGAGAAACACTTCGATGAGGCCCTCGAAGAGCTGGCGAAGATTCCCAAGGACAGTTCACGCTATCCCGATGCGCTATTCCACCGCGGCTACATCCTCAGCCAGAAGGAACGATACGCCGAGGCCAACGACCTGCTCTCTACGGCGGGAGCCCTCAAGCCGAATGAAGGCAACATTCCGTACCTGATGGGTTTGATCTATTTCCAACAAAAAAGCTACGCGCAGGCTATCTCGCAACTTGAGCGCGCTCTTGGCCTGGAACCGAACAATGTTGCCTACCTCTATCAACTCGGCTCGGCCTTTGAGCGAAGTCGTCACATTGATGAGGCCGAAACGATCTTTCGTAAGCTCTTGGTGATCGATCCGAAGAATGCGGATGCGTACAACTATCTGGGCTTTATGTTTGCCGATGAGGGGATCAAGCTCGATGAGTCGATTGCCCTGGTCAAGAAGGCGTTAGAGCTTCAGCCCGATAACGGGGCCTTCGTAGACAGCCTGGGATGGGCCTACTATAAGAAGGGAATGGTGGACGAAGCCCTGGTGGAACTGAAGCGCGCCGTGGAACTCTCCACGAAGGAAGACCCCACCATCTTTGAACACCTCGGAGACGTCTACTTCAGGAAGCAGATGGTCCCTGAGGCGATCAGGGAATGGGAACGATCTCTCACCATCGATAGCAGCAACGAGACGATCCAGCGCAAGCTCAGAAAGGCCCGGGACGTACTCTCTCGAGAAGGTGGATGACCGGTACTCGCCCACCTCTCTGTCTCGTGGCGCTCATAACAGGAGTAGCGCTGAGTGCGTGCGCTCATGCTTCTTATCTTGTTCCAGAGGCAAAGGATCTCCCGCGCCCTTCGCGGCCAGTTGCACAGGGGATTCTTCAGGCCCTACAGGAGCGCGAGGCCACGGTCACAACCTTGCAAGCCGTACTCGACCTCACAGTGCGGCGGGGGGGGTCGCAAGAGTATCGACAAGAGGTGGTCGCCATCGAGCGACCCGATCTGATTCGACTGGAGAGCATCGGCTGGGGTGGGTTCACGTCATTGGTTGTCTTGAGCGACGGACACCGACTGGTGGCACATGCACTACTGCAGAACATATTCGTTGAGGGGAGTGCGACGCCTGATAATGTGGCCGCAGTGACGGGACTGCGCGTGGCGCCAGCACATCTGGTACGGCTATTGCTTGGATTGCCACCCCTTTCTGTTCAGATTGAGCAGACAGAACTCTATGGCCCGGATGATGATCACGCGTATCTGCTACGAGAGCAGGAATCGTCCTTCACGCAGCGTCTCTGGTTATCCGATAACGACCTGAGCCTGCTGAGGGGAGAGTTATACGACCGTACGTCGCTCCGCTTGAGATTTCGGTACACTCCTACGGGCCACGGGCTGCATTCGCTCCTTCTGGAGGAGCCCTTGAAACAGGTAGCGGTGGAGGTATCGTACCGGTCCTACAATCTGAATCCCGAGTTACCTCGTGAGCTGTTTGAAATCCCGCAGCCGGCCCAAGGGGCGCAGGTGGTGGACCTGGATGCGGGTTTAACCCCATTGCTCAGGTTCCCTTAAGACATGAAGCAGATCACGCTGACTTCCCCATCCAAGATTAATCTCTTCCTAGAGGTTCTTGGACGTCGCGACGATGGGTACCATGAGATCTGCTCGATCGTGGTCCTGACCGAGCTATGCGATACCATCACCTTGGAACGCCGCACGAGCGGGATTACAATCCGGGCCGGGGATCCCAAGGTTCCGTCGGGACCCGATAATCTGTGCTATCGAGCGGCCGATTTGCTGCTGCGACACAGTGGCGCGCACGGCGGGGTGAACATTCGGATTGAGAAACATATTCCTATCGCTGGAGGGATGGGAGGGGGGTCGAGCAACGCCGCGGCGACCTTGTGGGGGCTGAACCTGTTGTACGACCTTGGGTGGCCTCGCGAGGAGTTGATATGTCTCGGATCCGCGCTAGGCTCTGATGTTCCCCTTTTCTTTTGTCGAGAAGCCGCCTTTATAAGGGGACGAGGGGAACGGGTAGAAGAGATGGCTGCACTGACGCCCCGATGGCTCGTCATTGCCAATCCAGGGATAGAAATCCCCACGCCCTCGGTCTACCGCCGTCTGAGATTACCATTGACATCTGACAAAACTGGGATTACAATGCATGATTTGTTTGAGTCTGGCCAGGAGGCGGCGGCACTCTCGCACTGTTTTAACCGGTTGGAAGACGTGGTTCTTGAGGCCTATCCGTCGGTTGCCAACCTCAAACAGCGGTTGTTGCTGTTGGGCGCAAGCCCGGTCTTGGTCAGCGGGAGCGGGCCAACTGTTTTCGGTGTCATGCGAGAGGCCGAGATGGCCAAGCGGGTAGCCGCAAGTTTGGTCGAGAGTGGAATTGCTGCCGTTGCCTGCCGCACCTTGGAGAGGAACCCTCTGTTCATGACGGGTGAGTAGCGTACACGGGGACTGGATACCCCGTTTTTGATGTTCAGCGAGCAACGCCCGTCCTTTGGGGGGTCGGATAAGGGTAATCCGGCAGACTTTGGATCTGCACATCGAGGTTCGAGTCCTCGCCCCCCAGCCAGCAGGGAGCGGCAGGCCGCCGTTGAGCCGAGCGTAGAGGGGTAGGAGGAACTATGCGGTATTCGGAGAACGTCTGATGACTGATCGGTTAATCCTTTTCTCTGGCAACGCCAATCGAGCCTTGTCACAAGAGATTGCGGACTATCTCGGCGTCCCACTGGGTGATGCCGAGGTATCACGCTTCGCTGACGACGAGATCCTGGTCCAGATATTTGAGAATGTCAGGGGCGCCGACGTCTTCGTGATCCAGCCCACGTGCCGGCCCGTCAACGAGAACCTGATGGAACTGTTGGTGATCATTGATGCCTTGAAGCGAGCATCGGCTTGGCGGATTACTGCCGTCATGCCGTACTACGGCTATGGGCGGCAGGATCGGAAGGTTCAGCCTCGTGTACCCATCACCGCAAAACTGGTGGCTGACCTGCTCACGGCGGCTGGAGTGCATCGGGTCTTGACGATGGATCTTCACGCTGGACAGATCCAGGGTTTCTTCACGACCCCCGTCGATCATCTCTATGCCGCTCCGGTTCTACTCCGGTATTTCGAGGAGCGGAGGTTGGGAGATGCGGTGGTGGTCTCTCCGGATGCAGGCGGCGTGGAGCGAGCCCGCGCGTTCGCCAAGCGCCTGGGGAGCCCCCTGGCGTTTATCGACAAGCGTCGGACGCGGCCCAATGAGGCGAAAGTAATGCATATCGTTGGAGACGTCGAGGGTCGGGACGTCATCATCGTGGATGACATGATCGACACCGGTGGAACCCTCACGCAGGCGGTCCCGGCGCTCCTTGAAAAGGGGGCGAAGCGGATCTTCGCGAGTTGTACACATCCGGTTTTCTCGGGCCCGGCGCTGGAGCGGATCGATGGATCAGTCCTTGAAGAGGTGATCGTCACGAACACCATCCCGCTTCCCGAGGACAGAATGTCTAAAAAGCTGACCGTCCTCTCCGTAGCACCCCTCCTGGGGGAGGCTATCAGTCGCATTCACAAAGAGGAATCCGTGAGCCGCCTTTTCGTCTGACGGTGAGGGGGGTAGATCGGGTACGTATGAACGAGGAGGAGGTTCCACCAGTGCCTCGCGAGAAGGAGGGCGCAATGGCAGATGCGGTGCTGAAAGGGCAGGTCCGGACGCAGGTTGGCAAGGGAACCGCGAAAAAGCTTCGGAGGCAGCGAATGATTCCGGCCGTTGTATATGGCGGCCCCTCCGGGCCGATGGCGGTGACGGTCAATCCCCTTGAAATGCTGAAGCTCATGGGGACCGGGGCGGGCGAGAACGTCCTGATTACCCTCTCCCTGGAGGGGGATGGTGAGCGATTGAAGACTGTCATTCTGAAGGAGTTACAGCGAGATCCTGTGCGAGGGGAACCGCTGCACGCCGATTTCCTCGAGATCTCCATGAAGCGAAAAATCAGGGTTCAGGTCCCGCTCAGAATAGTGGGGGAAGCCGTCGGCGTTAAGCTTAAGGGAGGCATTCTGGAGCAGCATCTGCGCGAGGTGAGCGTCGAGTGTCTGCCGGGGGCGATTCCCAGTCACATCCAGGTGGATGTCGGTCACCTCGATCTTGGTCACGCCATTCACGTCCG is part of the Candidatus Methylomirabilis sp. genome and encodes:
- a CDS encoding 50S ribosomal protein L25, encoding MADAVLKGQVRTQVGKGTAKKLRRQRMIPAVVYGGPSGPMAVTVNPLEMLKLMGTGAGENVLITLSLEGDGERLKTVILKELQRDPVRGEPLHADFLEISMKRKIRVQVPLRIVGEAVGVKLKGGILEQHLREVSVECLPGAIPSHIQVDVGHLDLGHAIHVRELTVGGDIKILEDPARPVVAVLIQRVAAEEVAAAAEEKPGEPEVVGKKESKEGKEGKQEGGKTA
- a CDS encoding tetratricopeptide repeat protein, whose protein sequence is MSMIGSGWARQCLYGLLGLAVFGQGCVAAQMVESENSGNRGVPLTTAASVAERTEGKGKAEAYYQFMRSLLAEQAGNYQEAIIWQKGALHVDPRSVIMHHHLAFLYMKRGDFRGAITAGEDALALDPKNLQAYLLLAAVYQSLHNLPVAERYLREAVDLNPSRIETYLQLAALYAEAKRAQEAIAVYRRALDVDPGSLVARYNLGRLYLEEGQPEHAGQLFREILERDSEFDPALAALGMSLEAQGRLDEAREIYQRTLEGDLRNGEIRERLAQLLLRLKDLDGALVEYRRLLDQEPSNSSLKLRVGFIYYEKRAYGEAIRIFRDILQQEASNYDVRYYLGLTLEDEKHFDEALEELAKIPKDSSRYPDALFHRGYILSQKERYAEANDLLSTAGALKPNEGNIPYLMGLIYFQQKSYAQAISQLERALGLEPNNVAYLYQLGSAFERSRHIDEAETIFRKLLVIDPKNADAYNYLGFMFADEGIKLDESIALVKKALELQPDNGAFVDSLGWAYYKKGMVDEALVELKRAVELSTKEDPTIFEHLGDVYFRKQMVPEAIREWERSLTIDSSNETIQRKLRKARDVLSREGG
- a CDS encoding ribose-phosphate pyrophosphokinase, with the translated sequence MTDRLILFSGNANRALSQEIADYLGVPLGDAEVSRFADDEILVQIFENVRGADVFVIQPTCRPVNENLMELLVIIDALKRASAWRITAVMPYYGYGRQDRKVQPRVPITAKLVADLLTAAGVHRVLTMDLHAGQIQGFFTTPVDHLYAAPVLLRYFEERRLGDAVVVSPDAGGVERARAFAKRLGSPLAFIDKRRTRPNEAKVMHIVGDVEGRDVIIVDDMIDTGGTLTQAVPALLEKGAKRIFASCTHPVFSGPALERIDGSVLEEVIVTNTIPLPEDRMSKKLTVLSVAPLLGEAISRIHKEESVSRLFV
- a CDS encoding DUF4292 domain-containing protein, with product MTGTRPPLCLVALITGVALSACAHASYLVPEAKDLPRPSRPVAQGILQALQEREATVTTLQAVLDLTVRRGGSQEYRQEVVAIERPDLIRLESIGWGGFTSLVVLSDGHRLVAHALLQNIFVEGSATPDNVAAVTGLRVAPAHLVRLLLGLPPLSVQIEQTELYGPDDDHAYLLREQESSFTQRLWLSDNDLSLLRGELYDRTSLRLRFRYTPTGHGLHSLLLEEPLKQVAVEVSYRSYNLNPELPRELFEIPQPAQGAQVVDLDAGLTPLLRFP
- the ispE gene encoding 4-(cytidine 5'-diphospho)-2-C-methyl-D-erythritol kinase, whose protein sequence is MKQITLTSPSKINLFLEVLGRRDDGYHEICSIVVLTELCDTITLERRTSGITIRAGDPKVPSGPDNLCYRAADLLLRHSGAHGGVNIRIEKHIPIAGGMGGGSSNAAATLWGLNLLYDLGWPREELICLGSALGSDVPLFFCREAAFIRGRGERVEEMAALTPRWLVIANPGIEIPTPSVYRRLRLPLTSDKTGITMHDLFESGQEAAALSHCFNRLEDVVLEAYPSVANLKQRLLLLGASPVLVSGSGPTVFGVMREAEMAKRVAASLVESGIAAVACRTLERNPLFMTGE